A single Stigmatopora argus isolate UIUO_Sarg chromosome 7, RoL_Sarg_1.0, whole genome shotgun sequence DNA region contains:
- the LOC144076925 gene encoding von Willebrand factor A domain-containing protein 7-like isoform X2, producing MSTKWSFLLPVAVVLGLTCLTQSFQPLYGSENESISHKEITTRAILQKTAEVCRDIAALDGGDFSLTIDENLTIEQVHDTCSAILGTTSSLIVFLSSLLFHSSIRDIYAENARVDAFFAFSDAHHFDDESFQRGKDLITQGVATVKANVRLGRFETARVTLGRILHTLQDFYSHSNWVELGNTAPYNVLIFPDQPLENLAGRNIPTCRDCDGDNCDNNILPNVLENRLLTSGYFSVFSGEKPDGKCSHGGGLDRTSRRMPVGGINKDMLTSEHGSLHNDAASLAVTATMELLEDIRIAGGERNFLRLMGLFQTPVLCFVIDTTGSMADEIEDVKILSAEIINSRRGFLLEPEAYILVPFNDPDFGPAQISDGDGDMFIEMINSLTADGGGDIPELSLSALQLALTTAPPLSEIFVFTDAPAKDAALKNTIIALIERTKCVVTFLLTNLLPGRRKRELDGATSRVLAPAALQLYRDLATAAGGETVEVNDSDFALATTIIEDSLRTAKVIIFQQGSTTNQIFQFTIDNSLRNIILSITGNSLLTYNLTSPTGVTQNSSESSGPLASLILAGTLRRLSFNNDVETGLWEISVNSEEPYLVRITGQSPVNFIFTLGEPREDLDADFLPREGRPISGRNMTILITLTGENSNASEVTLFDSAGPTEVNGTLEFLERTDYLATFNEIPAGNFMLRLRGFRNLPDSTPSMFERQAATQISTSTFSLTTQINSTNLEPGSTVVIPFTLSIMSESATNDTGNETFTIRAINDRGFETLSPISITVLEGSGGIANDTVSLSIPESAELGSDVTMTIEVEDQVSADLTFAVLRFAIGNRVTDITPPVCTLGRLVEDCPMNSSRCDLFQWTYVAEVTDSVNGTGVNGTGVSRVIIRQGNGTLNTTSTVGLDGENVTMVSYQASCCADTVELAVVDNAGNVGSCIARANDVTPPMCLVGSTSTCPPPSSCNSSEWEFVINVTDASGVNITITTVIEGNLNTSTVVGPDGETVIMVSYRGSCCVDRVEFSAVDMAGNEVTCVGQARESPPDNSTTPTPTTTPSIVNPNTIAAGGPAVSTSLWVWVPVVIQLFGR from the exons atgagcACCAAGTGGTCATTCCTGCTTCCAGTGGCTGTGGTCCTCGGCCTCACATGCTTAACTCAAAGCTTCCAACCTCTGTATGGATCCGAAAACGAGTCCATATCTCACAAAGAGATAACCACGAGGGCAATTCTTCAGAAGACGGCAGAGGTGTGCCGAGACATTGCTGCTTTGGATGGAGGGGACTTCAGTCTGACA ATTGATGAGAATCTAACCATCGAACAAGTACACGACACGTGCTCCGCCATCCTAGGCACCACCTCCTCACTCATAGTATTCCTCTCCAGTTTATTgttccattcatccattcgGGATATTTACGCAGAAAATGCTCGTGTGGATGCGTTTTTTGCATTTAGTGATGCGCACCATTTTGATGATGAATCCTTCCAAAGAGGAAAGGACTTAATCACACAAG GTGTGGCTACTGTGAAGGCCAATGTGAGGCTGGGTAGATTTGAAACAGCGCGTGTAACTCTGGGAAGAATACTTCACACACTGCAG GACTTTTACAGCCACAGCAACTGGGTGGAGTTGGGGAACACGGCTCCTTACAATGTTTTGATATTCCCTGACCAACCCCTTGAAAACCTGgcag GCCGGAATATTCCCACATGTAGAGATTGTGATGGGGATAACTGTGATAACAACATTTTGCCCAATGTGCTGGAGAATAGGCTTCTCACTTCAGGCTACTTTAGCGTCTTCTCTGGAGAAAAGCCCGATG GTAAATGCAGCCACGGCGGTGGATTAGACAGGACGAGCCGAAGAATGCCAGTAGGAGGCATCAATAAGGACATGCTTACTTCCGAACACGGCTCATTGCACAATGATGCTGCCAGTTTGGCTGTAACTGCTACGATGGAGCTTCTGGAGGACATAAGAATAGCTGGGGGAGAGAGGAATTTCCTACG ACTGATGGGCCTCTTCCAGACTCCTGTGCTGTGTTTTGTCATCGACACCACTGGCAGTATGGCTGATGAGATAGAGGATGTCAAGATCCTTTCTGCTGAAATCATCAACAGTAGAAGGGGGTTCTTACTGGAGCCAGAAGCCTACATACTGGTTCCCTTCAATGATCCAG ATTTCGGACCTGCACAAATAAGCGATGGAGATGGAGATATGTTTATAGAAATGATAAATAGTTTGACTGCCGATGGAGGGGGTGACATTCCAGAGTTGAGCTTGTCCGCACTACAg CTGGCTCTGACCACAGCTCCACCCTTATCGGAGATATTTGTCTTCACTGACGCACCAGCAAAAGATGCGGCGTTAAAAAACACCATCATTGCCCTTATTGAGCGGACTAAGTGTGTG GTAACATTCCTGCTGACCAATCTCTTGCCCGGAAGACGCAAAAGAGAACTTGACGGTGCGACATCTCGAGTACTGGCGCCAGCGGCCTTACAGCTGTATCGTGACCTAGCCACGGCAGCCGGGGGCGAGACCGTTGAAGTCAACGATAGCGATTTCGCTCTTGCGACAACCATTATCGAGGATTCCCTAAGAACCGCAAAG GTTATCATTTTTCAACAAGGAAGCACCACGAATCAAATTTTCCAATTTACCATTGATAATTCGTTAAGGAACATAATTCTCTCCATTACAGGGAATTCTCTTCTCACCTATAATCTCACCAGTCCAACTG GTGTAACGCAGAATTCCAGTGAGAGCAGCGGCCCTTTGGCATCTTTGATCTTGGCAGGAACCCTTCGTCGACTGAGCTTCAACAATGACGTTGAAACGGGACTGTGGGAAATCAGCGTAAACTCTGAAGAACCCTACTTAGTTAGGATTACAG GTCAAAGTCCAGTGAATTTCATCTTCACCCTTGGGGAACCCCGTGAAGACCTCGATGCAGACTTCTTGCCAAGGGAGGGACGGCCAATTTCTG GAAGAAATATGACCATCTTGATCACGCTGACTGGAGAAAATTCAAATGCCTCCGAGGTCACATTGTTTGATAGCGCAGGGCCAACAGAGGTCAACGGTACACTGGAG TTTTTAGAAAGAACAGACTACCTGGCGACATTTAATGAGATTCCAGCAGGTAATTTTATGCTTCGACTCAGAGGATTTCGCAATTTGCCGGACTCAACTCCAAGTATGTTCGAGAGGCAGGCCGCCACTCAGATCTCCACATCGACCTTCTCTCTTACC ACTCAAATCAACAGCACCAACTTAGAACCAGGCTCTACTGTCGTCATCCCGTTCACTCTCTCCATCATGTCTGAAAGCGCAACTAACGATACTGGGAATGAGACGTTCACAATACGCGCTATCAACGATCGCGGCTTTGAAACTTTGTCGCCAATCTCCATCACCGTGCTAGAAGGCAGTGGAGGGATAGCTAACGACACCGTGAGTCTCAGCATTCCTGAAAGTGCAGAATTAGGAAGCGATGTCACAATGACAATTGAGGTGGAGGATCAAGTTTCGGCCGATCTCACCTTTGCTGTCCTCAGATTTGCAATCGGTAACCGG GTAACTGACATTACCCCGCCAGTGTGTACGCTTGGCCGCCTAGTCGAAGACTGTCCAATGAATTCATCACGCTGCGATTTGTTCCAATGGACATACGTTGCCGAAGTGACTGACAGTGTTAATGGCACGGGTGTTAATGGGACGGGAGTTAGCAGGGTCATCATCCGCCAAGGGAACGGCACACTCAACACAACGTCAACGGTTGGGCTAGATGGGGAGAACGTCACCATGGTTTCCTACCAGGCCTCCTGCTGCGCAGACACAGTGGAGTTGGCCGTTGTAGACAACGCCGGAAATGTGGGCAGTTGCATTGCCCGG GCTAATGATGTCACTCCACCAATGTGCCTGGTAGGCAGTACGTCCACCTGTCCGCCACCATCGTCCTGCAACTCCTCTGAGTGGGAATTTGTGATCAACGTGACTGATGCCAGCGGAGTGAACATAACCATCACCACCGTCATTGAAGGGAACCTCAACACGAGCACAGTGGTCGGGCCAGATGGGGAGACGGTCATCATGGTTTCCTACCGGGGATCCTGCTGTGTGGACAGAGTGGAATTTTCTGCGGTGGACATGGCGGGAAATGAAGTCACGTGTGTAGGCCAGGCCAGAGAGTCCCCGCCCGATAACTCTACAACTCCGACTCCGACTACGACTCCTAGTATTGTGAACCCCAACACTATAGCGGCTGGGGGCCCCGCCGTGAGTACGTCGCTTTGGGTGTGGGTACCTGTTGTGATACAACTATTTGGGAGATAA
- the LOC144076925 gene encoding von Willebrand factor A domain-containing protein 7-like isoform X1, with the protein MSTKWSFLLPVAVVLGLTCLTQSFQPLYGSENESISHKEITTRAILQKTAEVCRDIAALDGGDFSLTIDENLTIEQVHDTCSAILGTTSSLIVFLSSLLFHSSIRDIYAENARVDAFFAFSDAHHFDDESFQRGKDLITQGVATVKANVRLGRFETARVTLGRILHTLQDFYSHSNWVELGNTAPYNVLIFPDQPLENLAGRNIPTCRDCDGDNCDNNILPNVLENRLLTSGYFSVFSGEKPDGKCSHGGGLDRTSRRMPVGGINKDMLTSEHGSLHNDAASLAVTATMELLEDIRIAGGERNFLRLMGLFQTPVLCFVIDTTGSMADEIEDVKILSAEIINSRRGFLLEPEAYILVPFNDPDFGPAQISDGDGDMFIEMINSLTADGGGDIPELSLSALQLALTTAPPLSEIFVFTDAPAKDAALKNTIIALIERTKCVVTFLLTNLLPGRRKRELDGATSRVLAPAALQLYRDLATAAGGETVEVNDSDFALATTIIEDSLRTAKVIRKKNQNTETQYRKDIEICLCLFQVIIFQQGSTTNQIFQFTIDNSLRNIILSITGNSLLTYNLTSPTGVTQNSSESSGPLASLILAGTLRRLSFNNDVETGLWEISVNSEEPYLVRITGQSPVNFIFTLGEPREDLDADFLPREGRPISGRNMTILITLTGENSNASEVTLFDSAGPTEVNGTLEFLERTDYLATFNEIPAGNFMLRLRGFRNLPDSTPSMFERQAATQISTSTFSLTTQINSTNLEPGSTVVIPFTLSIMSESATNDTGNETFTIRAINDRGFETLSPISITVLEGSGGIANDTVSLSIPESAELGSDVTMTIEVEDQVSADLTFAVLRFAIGNRVTDITPPVCTLGRLVEDCPMNSSRCDLFQWTYVAEVTDSVNGTGVNGTGVSRVIIRQGNGTLNTTSTVGLDGENVTMVSYQASCCADTVELAVVDNAGNVGSCIARANDVTPPMCLVGSTSTCPPPSSCNSSEWEFVINVTDASGVNITITTVIEGNLNTSTVVGPDGETVIMVSYRGSCCVDRVEFSAVDMAGNEVTCVGQARESPPDNSTTPTPTTTPSIVNPNTIAAGGPAVSTSLWVWVPVVIQLFGR; encoded by the exons atgagcACCAAGTGGTCATTCCTGCTTCCAGTGGCTGTGGTCCTCGGCCTCACATGCTTAACTCAAAGCTTCCAACCTCTGTATGGATCCGAAAACGAGTCCATATCTCACAAAGAGATAACCACGAGGGCAATTCTTCAGAAGACGGCAGAGGTGTGCCGAGACATTGCTGCTTTGGATGGAGGGGACTTCAGTCTGACA ATTGATGAGAATCTAACCATCGAACAAGTACACGACACGTGCTCCGCCATCCTAGGCACCACCTCCTCACTCATAGTATTCCTCTCCAGTTTATTgttccattcatccattcgGGATATTTACGCAGAAAATGCTCGTGTGGATGCGTTTTTTGCATTTAGTGATGCGCACCATTTTGATGATGAATCCTTCCAAAGAGGAAAGGACTTAATCACACAAG GTGTGGCTACTGTGAAGGCCAATGTGAGGCTGGGTAGATTTGAAACAGCGCGTGTAACTCTGGGAAGAATACTTCACACACTGCAG GACTTTTACAGCCACAGCAACTGGGTGGAGTTGGGGAACACGGCTCCTTACAATGTTTTGATATTCCCTGACCAACCCCTTGAAAACCTGgcag GCCGGAATATTCCCACATGTAGAGATTGTGATGGGGATAACTGTGATAACAACATTTTGCCCAATGTGCTGGAGAATAGGCTTCTCACTTCAGGCTACTTTAGCGTCTTCTCTGGAGAAAAGCCCGATG GTAAATGCAGCCACGGCGGTGGATTAGACAGGACGAGCCGAAGAATGCCAGTAGGAGGCATCAATAAGGACATGCTTACTTCCGAACACGGCTCATTGCACAATGATGCTGCCAGTTTGGCTGTAACTGCTACGATGGAGCTTCTGGAGGACATAAGAATAGCTGGGGGAGAGAGGAATTTCCTACG ACTGATGGGCCTCTTCCAGACTCCTGTGCTGTGTTTTGTCATCGACACCACTGGCAGTATGGCTGATGAGATAGAGGATGTCAAGATCCTTTCTGCTGAAATCATCAACAGTAGAAGGGGGTTCTTACTGGAGCCAGAAGCCTACATACTGGTTCCCTTCAATGATCCAG ATTTCGGACCTGCACAAATAAGCGATGGAGATGGAGATATGTTTATAGAAATGATAAATAGTTTGACTGCCGATGGAGGGGGTGACATTCCAGAGTTGAGCTTGTCCGCACTACAg CTGGCTCTGACCACAGCTCCACCCTTATCGGAGATATTTGTCTTCACTGACGCACCAGCAAAAGATGCGGCGTTAAAAAACACCATCATTGCCCTTATTGAGCGGACTAAGTGTGTG GTAACATTCCTGCTGACCAATCTCTTGCCCGGAAGACGCAAAAGAGAACTTGACGGTGCGACATCTCGAGTACTGGCGCCAGCGGCCTTACAGCTGTATCGTGACCTAGCCACGGCAGCCGGGGGCGAGACCGTTGAAGTCAACGATAGCGATTTCGCTCTTGCGACAACCATTATCGAGGATTCCCTAAGAACCGCAAAGGTGATAAGAAAGAAGAACCAAAACACGGAAACACAGTACAGAAAAGACATTGAAATATGCCTCTGTCTTTTTCAGGTTATCATTTTTCAACAAGGAAGCACCACGAATCAAATTTTCCAATTTACCATTGATAATTCGTTAAGGAACATAATTCTCTCCATTACAGGGAATTCTCTTCTCACCTATAATCTCACCAGTCCAACTG GTGTAACGCAGAATTCCAGTGAGAGCAGCGGCCCTTTGGCATCTTTGATCTTGGCAGGAACCCTTCGTCGACTGAGCTTCAACAATGACGTTGAAACGGGACTGTGGGAAATCAGCGTAAACTCTGAAGAACCCTACTTAGTTAGGATTACAG GTCAAAGTCCAGTGAATTTCATCTTCACCCTTGGGGAACCCCGTGAAGACCTCGATGCAGACTTCTTGCCAAGGGAGGGACGGCCAATTTCTG GAAGAAATATGACCATCTTGATCACGCTGACTGGAGAAAATTCAAATGCCTCCGAGGTCACATTGTTTGATAGCGCAGGGCCAACAGAGGTCAACGGTACACTGGAG TTTTTAGAAAGAACAGACTACCTGGCGACATTTAATGAGATTCCAGCAGGTAATTTTATGCTTCGACTCAGAGGATTTCGCAATTTGCCGGACTCAACTCCAAGTATGTTCGAGAGGCAGGCCGCCACTCAGATCTCCACATCGACCTTCTCTCTTACC ACTCAAATCAACAGCACCAACTTAGAACCAGGCTCTACTGTCGTCATCCCGTTCACTCTCTCCATCATGTCTGAAAGCGCAACTAACGATACTGGGAATGAGACGTTCACAATACGCGCTATCAACGATCGCGGCTTTGAAACTTTGTCGCCAATCTCCATCACCGTGCTAGAAGGCAGTGGAGGGATAGCTAACGACACCGTGAGTCTCAGCATTCCTGAAAGTGCAGAATTAGGAAGCGATGTCACAATGACAATTGAGGTGGAGGATCAAGTTTCGGCCGATCTCACCTTTGCTGTCCTCAGATTTGCAATCGGTAACCGG GTAACTGACATTACCCCGCCAGTGTGTACGCTTGGCCGCCTAGTCGAAGACTGTCCAATGAATTCATCACGCTGCGATTTGTTCCAATGGACATACGTTGCCGAAGTGACTGACAGTGTTAATGGCACGGGTGTTAATGGGACGGGAGTTAGCAGGGTCATCATCCGCCAAGGGAACGGCACACTCAACACAACGTCAACGGTTGGGCTAGATGGGGAGAACGTCACCATGGTTTCCTACCAGGCCTCCTGCTGCGCAGACACAGTGGAGTTGGCCGTTGTAGACAACGCCGGAAATGTGGGCAGTTGCATTGCCCGG GCTAATGATGTCACTCCACCAATGTGCCTGGTAGGCAGTACGTCCACCTGTCCGCCACCATCGTCCTGCAACTCCTCTGAGTGGGAATTTGTGATCAACGTGACTGATGCCAGCGGAGTGAACATAACCATCACCACCGTCATTGAAGGGAACCTCAACACGAGCACAGTGGTCGGGCCAGATGGGGAGACGGTCATCATGGTTTCCTACCGGGGATCCTGCTGTGTGGACAGAGTGGAATTTTCTGCGGTGGACATGGCGGGAAATGAAGTCACGTGTGTAGGCCAGGCCAGAGAGTCCCCGCCCGATAACTCTACAACTCCGACTCCGACTACGACTCCTAGTATTGTGAACCCCAACACTATAGCGGCTGGGGGCCCCGCCGTGAGTACGTCGCTTTGGGTGTGGGTACCTGTTGTGATACAACTATTTGGGAGATAA